In the genome of Burkholderia diffusa, one region contains:
- the leuC gene encoding 3-isopropylmalate dehydratase large subunit, translating into MAQTLYDKLWNTHVVHTEDDGTALLYIDRQLLHEVTSPQAFEGLNVAHRPVWRVSANLAVSDHNVPTTDRSHGIADPVSKLQVDTLDANCDAFGITQFKMNDVRQGIVHIIGPEQGATLPGMTIVCGDSHTSTHGAFGALAHGIGTSEVEHVLATQTLLQKKSKNMLVKVEGALPRGCTAKDIVLAIIGKIGTAGGTGYAIEFGGSTIRALTMEGRMTVCNMAIEAGARAGMVAVDDTTIDYLKGRPFVPTGAEWDQAVEYWREFKSDEGAQFDRVVELNAAEIVPQVTWGTSPEMVTSIDGRVPDPEREKDPVKRDAMERALAYMALEPNTPIESIKVDKIFIGSCTNARIEDIRAAAYVVKKLNRRIASNVRLAMVVPGSGLVKAQAEREGLDKVFTDAGFEWREPGCSMCLAMNADRLDPGERCASTSNRNFEGRQGAGGRTHLVSPAMAAAAAIEGHFVDIRKLG; encoded by the coding sequence ATGGCACAGACTCTCTACGACAAACTGTGGAATACCCACGTCGTCCACACCGAGGACGACGGCACGGCATTGCTCTACATCGACCGTCAGCTGCTGCACGAAGTCACGAGCCCGCAGGCGTTCGAAGGGCTGAACGTCGCGCACCGCCCGGTGTGGCGCGTCAGCGCGAACCTGGCCGTGTCGGACCACAACGTCCCGACCACGGATCGCAGCCACGGCATCGCCGATCCGGTCTCGAAGCTCCAGGTCGACACGCTCGACGCGAACTGCGACGCGTTCGGCATCACGCAGTTCAAGATGAACGACGTGCGCCAGGGCATCGTGCACATCATCGGGCCGGAGCAGGGCGCGACGCTGCCCGGCATGACGATCGTCTGCGGCGATTCGCACACGTCGACGCACGGCGCGTTCGGCGCGCTGGCGCACGGCATCGGCACGTCGGAAGTCGAGCACGTGCTCGCGACGCAGACCTTGCTGCAGAAAAAGAGCAAGAACATGCTCGTGAAGGTGGAGGGCGCGCTGCCGCGCGGCTGTACCGCGAAGGACATCGTGCTCGCGATCATCGGCAAGATCGGCACGGCCGGCGGCACGGGTTACGCGATCGAATTCGGCGGCTCGACGATTCGCGCGCTGACGATGGAAGGCCGGATGACCGTCTGCAACATGGCGATCGAAGCCGGTGCGCGCGCGGGCATGGTCGCCGTCGACGACACGACGATCGATTACCTGAAGGGCCGTCCGTTCGTGCCGACCGGCGCTGAATGGGACCAGGCCGTCGAATACTGGCGCGAATTCAAGTCCGATGAAGGTGCGCAGTTCGACCGCGTCGTCGAGCTGAACGCGGCCGAGATCGTCCCGCAGGTCACGTGGGGCACGTCGCCGGAAATGGTCACGTCGATCGACGGTCGCGTGCCCGATCCGGAGCGCGAGAAGGATCCGGTCAAGCGCGACGCGATGGAACGCGCGCTGGCCTACATGGCGCTCGAGCCGAACACGCCGATCGAGTCGATCAAGGTCGACAAGATCTTCATCGGTTCGTGCACGAACGCGCGCATCGAGGACATCCGCGCGGCCGCGTATGTCGTGAAGAAGCTGAATCGCCGCATCGCATCGAACGTGCGCCTCGCGATGGTCGTGCCGGGCTCGGGCCTCGTGAAGGCGCAGGCCGAGCGCGAAGGCCTCGACAAGGTGTTCACCGATGCAGGCTTCGAATGGCGCGAGCCCGGCTGCTCGATGTGCCTCGCGATGAACGCCGACCGGCTCGATCCGGGCGAGCGCTGCGCGTCGACGTCGAATCGCAACTTCGAAGGCCGGCAGGGCGCGGGCGGCCGCACGCATCTGGTGAGCCCCGCGATGGCGGCGGCGGCGGCGATCGAAGGCCATTTCGTCGACATTCGCAAGCTGGGGTAA
- a CDS encoding entericidin A/B family lipoprotein has product MTASKLIARLVAALALAGLGFGLAGCNTVRGFGQDVNAAGNALQRAAE; this is encoded by the coding sequence GTGACGGCATCGAAGCTCATCGCGCGGCTGGTTGCCGCGCTGGCGCTCGCGGGGCTGGGTTTCGGCCTTGCGGGCTGCAATACCGTCCGAGGCTTCGGCCAGGATGTCAATGCCGCCGGCAACGCACTGCAGCGCGCCGCGGAGTGA
- the leuD gene encoding 3-isopropylmalate dehydratase small subunit produces the protein MEKFNVHTGVVAPLDRENVDTDAIIPKQFLKSIKRTGFGPNAFDEWRYLDHGEPGQDNSKRPLNPDFVLNQPRYQGASVLLARKNFGCGSSREHAPWALQQYGFRAIIAPSFADIFFNNCYKNGLLPIVLTEQQVDHLFNDTYAFNGYQLTIDLDAQVVRTADGREYAFDITAFRKYCLLNGFDDIGLTLRHADKIRQFEAERLAKQPWLNNKLVG, from the coding sequence ATGGAAAAATTCAATGTGCATACCGGCGTCGTGGCGCCGCTCGATCGCGAGAACGTCGACACCGACGCGATCATCCCGAAGCAGTTCCTGAAGTCGATCAAGCGCACGGGCTTCGGCCCGAACGCGTTCGACGAATGGCGTTACCTCGACCACGGCGAGCCGGGCCAGGACAACTCGAAGCGCCCGCTGAACCCGGATTTCGTGTTGAACCAGCCGCGCTACCAGGGCGCATCGGTGCTGCTCGCACGCAAGAACTTCGGCTGCGGCAGCTCGCGCGAGCACGCGCCGTGGGCGCTGCAGCAGTACGGCTTCCGCGCGATCATCGCGCCGAGCTTCGCCGACATCTTCTTCAACAACTGCTACAAGAACGGACTGTTGCCGATCGTGCTGACCGAGCAGCAGGTCGATCACCTGTTCAACGACACGTATGCGTTCAACGGCTATCAGCTGACGATCGATCTCGACGCGCAGGTCGTGCGTACGGCCGACGGCCGCGAGTATGCGTTCGACATCACGGCGTTCCGCAAGTACTGCCTGCTGAACGGTTTCGACGACATCGGCCTCACGCTGCGTCACGCGGACAAGATCCGCCAGTTCGAGGCCGAGCGGCTTGCGAAGCAGCCGTGGCTCAATAACAAGCTGGTCGGCTGA
- the leuB gene encoding 3-isopropylmalate dehydrogenase, whose product MKIAVLPGDGIGPEIVNEAVKVLNALDEKFELEQAPVGGAGYEASGHPLPDATLKLAKEADAILFGSVGDWKYDSLERALRPEQAILGLRKHLELFANFRPAICYPQLVDASPLKPELVAGLDILIVRELNGDIYFGQPRGVRAAPDGPFAGEREGFDTMRYSEPEVRRIAHVAFQAARKRAKKLLSVDKSNVLETSQFWRDIMIDVSKEYADVELSHMYVDNAAMQLAKAPKQFDVIVTGNMFGDILSDEASMLTGSIGMLPSASLDKNNKGLYEPSHGSAPDIAGKGIANPLATILSAAMLLRYSLNRAEQADRIERAVKTVLEQGYRTGDIATPGCKQVGTAAMGDAVVAAL is encoded by the coding sequence ATGAAGATTGCAGTGCTGCCCGGCGACGGCATCGGTCCGGAAATCGTCAACGAAGCGGTCAAGGTGCTGAACGCCCTCGACGAGAAGTTCGAACTCGAACAGGCGCCGGTCGGGGGCGCGGGCTACGAGGCGAGCGGTCATCCGCTGCCGGACGCGACCCTGAAACTCGCGAAGGAAGCCGACGCGATCCTGTTCGGCTCGGTCGGCGACTGGAAGTACGACTCGCTCGAGCGCGCGCTGCGCCCCGAGCAGGCAATCCTCGGGCTGCGCAAGCATCTCGAGCTGTTCGCGAACTTCCGCCCGGCGATCTGCTATCCGCAACTGGTCGACGCGTCGCCGCTGAAGCCGGAGCTGGTCGCGGGCCTCGATATCCTGATCGTGCGCGAACTGAACGGCGACATCTACTTCGGCCAGCCGCGCGGCGTGCGCGCGGCTCCCGACGGCCCGTTCGCCGGCGAGCGCGAAGGCTTCGACACGATGCGCTATTCGGAACCGGAAGTGCGCCGCATTGCGCACGTCGCGTTCCAGGCCGCGCGCAAGCGCGCGAAGAAGCTGCTGTCGGTAGATAAGTCGAACGTGCTCGAAACGTCGCAATTCTGGCGCGACATCATGATCGACGTGTCGAAGGAATACGCGGACGTCGAGCTGTCGCACATGTACGTCGACAACGCGGCGATGCAGCTCGCGAAGGCGCCGAAGCAGTTCGACGTGATCGTGACCGGCAACATGTTCGGCGACATCCTGTCGGATGAGGCGTCGATGCTGACGGGCTCGATCGGCATGCTGCCATCGGCGTCGCTCGACAAGAACAACAAGGGCCTGTACGAGCCGTCACACGGTTCGGCGCCGGACATCGCTGGCAAGGGCATCGCGAACCCGCTGGCGACGATCCTGTCGGCCGCGATGCTGCTGCGCTACTCGCTGAATCGCGCGGAGCAGGCCGATCGCATCGAGCGCGCCGTGAAAACGGTGCTCGAACAAGGCTATCGCACCGGCGACATCGCGACGCCGGGTTGCAAGCAGGTCGGCACGGCGGCGATGGGCGACGCGGTGGTCGCCGCGCTGTAA
- the asd gene encoding aspartate-semialdehyde dehydrogenase produces the protein MNVGLVGWRGMVGSVLMQRMQEEGDFDLIEPVFFSTSNTGGKAPSFAKNETTLKDATNVDELKKCDVIITCQGGDYTNDVFPKLRAAGWNGYWIDAASSLRMQDDAVIILDPVNLDVIKDALVKGTKNFVGGNCTVSLMLMALGGLFRENLVDWMTAMTYQAASGAGAQNMRELLSQMGALHGSVQEQLADPASAILDIDRRVLATMNSDAMPTSQFGVPLAGSLIPWIDKDLGNGMSKEEWKGGAETNKILGKPAMGEPGSIPVDGLCVRIGAMRCHSQALTIKLKKDVPLDEINGILASANDWVKVVPNEREASMRDLSPAKITGTLTVPVGRLRKLAMGGEYLSAFTVGDQLLWGAAEPLRRMLRILLDK, from the coding sequence ATGAACGTAGGTCTCGTAGGTTGGCGCGGCATGGTCGGCAGCGTGCTGATGCAGCGCATGCAGGAAGAAGGTGATTTCGACCTGATCGAACCGGTGTTTTTCAGCACCAGCAACACGGGCGGCAAGGCACCGTCGTTCGCGAAAAACGAGACTACGCTCAAGGACGCGACCAACGTCGACGAGCTGAAGAAGTGCGACGTGATCATCACGTGCCAGGGCGGCGATTACACGAACGACGTGTTCCCGAAGCTGCGCGCGGCCGGCTGGAACGGCTACTGGATCGACGCGGCCTCGTCGCTGCGGATGCAGGACGACGCGGTCATCATCCTCGATCCGGTCAACCTCGACGTGATCAAGGACGCACTCGTCAAGGGCACGAAGAACTTCGTCGGCGGCAACTGCACGGTCAGCCTGATGCTGATGGCGCTCGGCGGCCTGTTCCGCGAGAACCTCGTCGACTGGATGACGGCGATGACCTATCAGGCCGCATCGGGCGCGGGCGCGCAGAACATGCGTGAACTGCTGTCGCAGATGGGCGCGCTGCACGGTTCGGTGCAGGAACAGCTCGCCGATCCGGCGTCCGCGATTCTCGACATCGATCGCCGCGTGCTCGCGACGATGAACAGCGATGCAATGCCGACGAGCCAGTTCGGCGTGCCGCTCGCGGGTTCGCTGATTCCGTGGATCGACAAGGATCTCGGCAACGGGATGTCGAAGGAAGAGTGGAAGGGCGGCGCGGAAACCAACAAGATCCTCGGCAAGCCGGCCATGGGCGAGCCCGGGTCGATCCCGGTCGACGGGCTGTGCGTGCGGATCGGCGCGATGCGCTGCCACTCGCAGGCGCTGACGATCAAGCTGAAGAAGGACGTCCCGCTGGACGAAATCAACGGCATCCTCGCGTCGGCCAACGACTGGGTGAAGGTCGTGCCGAACGAGCGTGAAGCGTCGATGCGCGACCTGTCGCCGGCGAAGATCACCGGCACGCTGACGGTGCCGGTCGGTCGCTTGCGCAAGCTCGCGATGGGCGGCGAATATCTGTCGGCGTTCACGGTCGGCGACCAGCTGCTGTGGGGCGCTGCCGAGCCGCTGCGTCGCATGCTGCGCATCCTGCTCGACAAGTAA
- a CDS encoding FimV/HubP family polar landmark protein encodes MSRISLFPRQSRLSRAVRGALAILALGAAASAWAAGTVELPASAAGGPAPLTVTVQPGQSLNDLAKAATQSHDPGVLARAGRALFDANPQAFMKRDPSRLKVGATLTVPALDATGAALAAAGASGASGASAASPVAPASSTVAAAQHGASAPHSASAVQAAPAASAAHAAPVSGASGAAAVAAGTSALTGASAAHGASTVEPVQPAVPAAGASGPHVWSGAIQSAAPSSASEAAIPPAQGSQGQGVHEPFAAAPVAGASQPRPSSLQQLLALKNRVLMELQKHGIGKPAATNNVAPAPAAPRSATNENASAAASSPAASEAASGAAANAAQPASAPVQPAVPATVAPAARGSEQIDWRPAAAAGAAVVVLAAGFAWRKRRKARPAEPVTPETDGTAGADAGASSSPVEAVPPILPETPVARDAAADANLVSAAAVAAEVTETRDLDVHSSSEAGTTQDDQTEAPAAPAALARVAESVPHDAKPVAETTPGKPIEAPAAPATNDAQHAALMQNAISALNSLDMPLPPRTAEEPAARDAQVESDQIATNGQSISPPHVDASDSAAEHPADQDDEFDWDPDAATPASHAGSTFAPSSLPPLGGAQFGALKLDFDLDLPSAPGAVLPALTPEELARIARNKLDLASEYVELGDLSGARTLLQEVVDANDAATRDDARALLAKLAEEA; translated from the coding sequence ATGTCCCGAATTTCCTTGTTTCCGCGTCAGTCCCGTCTGTCGCGCGCCGTGCGCGGCGCGCTGGCGATCCTGGCACTCGGCGCGGCCGCGTCGGCCTGGGCGGCCGGCACCGTCGAACTGCCGGCTTCCGCAGCAGGCGGCCCCGCGCCGCTCACCGTGACGGTCCAGCCGGGCCAGTCGCTGAACGATCTCGCGAAGGCGGCCACGCAGTCGCACGATCCCGGCGTGCTTGCGCGCGCTGGACGCGCGCTGTTCGACGCCAACCCGCAGGCATTCATGAAGCGCGACCCGAGCCGCCTGAAAGTCGGCGCGACGCTGACGGTGCCGGCGCTCGACGCGACGGGCGCGGCGCTCGCGGCGGCCGGTGCTTCAGGTGCATCAGGTGCATCGGCCGCGTCCCCGGTGGCTCCCGCGTCGAGTACGGTCGCGGCTGCGCAGCATGGTGCGTCCGCGCCGCATTCGGCGTCGGCCGTGCAAGCGGCGCCGGCCGCATCGGCAGCGCATGCGGCACCGGTCAGCGGCGCGAGCGGCGCGGCGGCAGTCGCTGCAGGGACGTCGGCTTTGACCGGCGCGTCCGCTGCGCATGGTGCGTCGACGGTCGAACCGGTTCAGCCGGCCGTGCCTGCGGCCGGTGCAAGCGGGCCGCACGTGTGGAGCGGTGCGATTCAGTCCGCGGCCCCGTCGTCCGCGAGCGAAGCCGCGATTCCGCCCGCGCAGGGTAGCCAAGGCCAAGGCGTGCACGAGCCGTTCGCGGCGGCACCCGTCGCGGGTGCATCGCAGCCGCGGCCGTCGAGCCTGCAACAACTGCTCGCGCTGAAGAACCGCGTGCTGATGGAGCTGCAGAAACACGGGATCGGCAAGCCGGCCGCGACGAACAACGTTGCGCCGGCGCCTGCTGCCCCGCGTTCCGCCACGAATGAAAACGCATCTGCTGCCGCGTCGTCGCCTGCCGCGAGCGAGGCGGCGTCCGGCGCAGCCGCCAATGCGGCGCAGCCGGCATCGGCGCCGGTGCAGCCGGCCGTGCCCGCGACGGTGGCGCCGGCCGCGCGTGGTTCCGAACAGATCGACTGGCGCCCGGCCGCAGCGGCCGGCGCGGCCGTGGTCGTTCTCGCGGCCGGCTTCGCGTGGCGCAAGCGCCGGAAAGCGCGACCTGCCGAGCCGGTCACCCCGGAAACCGACGGCACGGCGGGTGCTGATGCCGGCGCATCGTCGTCGCCTGTCGAAGCTGTGCCGCCGATTCTTCCCGAAACGCCGGTCGCACGTGACGCAGCTGCCGATGCGAATCTCGTTTCGGCCGCCGCGGTAGCGGCAGAGGTGACCGAAACGCGCGATCTCGACGTGCATTCGTCGTCGGAAGCGGGGACGACGCAAGACGATCAAACGGAAGCGCCGGCCGCGCCGGCCGCGTTGGCGCGCGTCGCAGAGTCGGTTCCGCATGACGCGAAGCCCGTTGCGGAGACAACGCCCGGTAAGCCGATCGAAGCACCCGCCGCGCCGGCGACGAACGATGCCCAGCACGCGGCGCTGATGCAGAACGCGATCAGCGCGCTGAACAGCCTCGACATGCCGCTCCCGCCGCGTACGGCGGAAGAGCCGGCCGCTCGGGACGCGCAAGTCGAAAGCGACCAAATCGCAACTAACGGTCAATCCATCTCGCCCCCGCACGTTGATGCGAGCGACTCGGCTGCTGAACATCCGGCCGACCAGGACGACGAGTTCGACTGGGATCCGGATGCGGCAACGCCGGCGTCTCACGCGGGTAGCACGTTCGCGCCGTCGTCGCTCCCACCGCTCGGCGGCGCGCAGTTCGGCGCGTTGAAACTGGACTTCGATCTCGACCTGCCATCCGCGCCGGGTGCCGTGCTGCCTGCGCTGACGCCGGAAGAGCTCGCCCGCATCGCCCGCAACAAGCTGGATCTCGCATCGGAGTACGTCGAGCTGGGCGACCTGTCCGGTGCGCGCACGTTGCTGCAGGAAGTCGTCGATGCGAACGACGCTGCGACGCGCGACGACGCGCGTGCGCTGCTTGCGAAACTGGCGGAAGAGGCGTGA
- the truA gene encoding tRNA pseudouridine(38-40) synthase TruA, translated as MRIALGIQYDGAAFCGWQAQPHGKTVQDALERALGEFACVPLHTTVAGRTDTGVHGLGQVVHFDTDLDRADFSWVRGTNAFLPPTVSVQWAKPMPDTFHARFSAFERTYYYALYVHPVRSPMLAGRAGWIHTPLDDDAMRGAAAHLIGEHDFSSFRSSECQSKTPVKHLYQIDVRRAGHFIHFRFRANAFLHHMVRNLMGCLVAVGRGRYPADWLADVLAGRDRNLAAPTFMADGLYLAHVGYPAEFAVPPAQLGSVPWSSVWADLDPQP; from the coding sequence ATGCGGATCGCGCTGGGGATTCAGTACGACGGCGCCGCGTTCTGCGGCTGGCAGGCGCAGCCGCACGGCAAGACCGTGCAGGATGCGCTCGAGCGCGCGCTCGGCGAATTCGCATGCGTGCCGCTGCATACGACAGTCGCGGGGCGTACCGATACAGGCGTGCATGGGCTCGGGCAGGTCGTGCACTTCGACACGGACCTCGACCGCGCGGATTTCTCGTGGGTGCGCGGCACCAACGCATTCCTGCCGCCGACCGTGTCGGTACAGTGGGCAAAGCCGATGCCGGACACGTTCCACGCGCGCTTTTCGGCGTTCGAACGCACCTACTACTACGCGCTGTACGTGCATCCCGTGCGTTCGCCGATGCTGGCGGGCCGGGCGGGCTGGATCCACACGCCGCTCGACGACGATGCGATGCGCGGCGCCGCCGCGCACCTGATTGGCGAGCACGACTTCTCGTCGTTCCGGTCGTCGGAATGCCAGTCGAAGACGCCGGTCAAACACCTGTACCAGATCGACGTGCGGCGTGCAGGGCACTTCATTCATTTCCGCTTTCGCGCGAATGCGTTCCTGCATCACATGGTCCGCAACCTGATGGGCTGCCTCGTCGCGGTCGGGCGCGGCCGCTACCCGGCGGACTGGCTGGCCGACGTGCTGGCCGGGCGCGACCGCAATCTCGCCGCGCCGACGTTCATGGCCGACGGGCTGTACCTCGCCCATGTCGGCTACCCGGCGGAATTCGCCGTCCCGCCCGCGCAGCTCGGCAGCGTGCCGTGGAGCAGCGTCTGGGCTGACCTGGACCCACAACCATGA
- a CDS encoding phosphoribosylanthranilate isomerase codes for MTDHAVSPSISAAAALAPRTRIKLCGLSRPEDVLHAAAIGADAIGLVFYPKSPRAVSIAQAAELARLAPPFMSVVGLFVNATEAEIEAIVRDVPLTVLQFHGDETPEQCDALGRAARLPWLRAVRVGPSTQPADLVESALHYSKARGLLFDTLVPDYGGSGKVFDWSLIPAELAHRAVLSGGLNAQNVGDAIRQLRPFAVDVSSGIEVEGAKGVKDHARMAAFVRAVREADAG; via the coding sequence ATGACGGATCACGCCGTGTCTCCTTCGATTTCCGCCGCGGCTGCCCTCGCGCCGCGCACGCGCATCAAGCTGTGCGGCCTGTCGCGCCCCGAGGACGTGCTGCATGCCGCCGCAATCGGCGCCGACGCGATCGGCCTCGTGTTCTACCCCAAGAGCCCGCGCGCGGTCTCGATCGCGCAGGCTGCCGAGCTGGCGCGGCTCGCGCCGCCGTTCATGTCGGTGGTCGGCCTGTTCGTGAACGCAACCGAAGCCGAGATCGAGGCGATCGTGCGCGACGTGCCGCTCACGGTGCTGCAGTTCCACGGCGACGAGACGCCCGAGCAGTGCGACGCCCTCGGCCGCGCGGCACGCCTGCCGTGGTTGCGCGCGGTGCGCGTCGGCCCCTCGACGCAGCCGGCCGATTTGGTAGAATCGGCTCTTCATTATTCGAAAGCGCGCGGCCTCCTGTTCGACACTCTGGTGCCGGACTACGGCGGTAGCGGCAAGGTCTTCGATTGGTCACTTATTCCCGCAGAGCTCGCGCATCGGGCCGTTTTGAGTGGTGGCTTGAACGCGCAAAACGTCGGTGATGCGATCCGCCAGTTGCGCCCATTTGCTGTCGATGTCTCGAGTGGCATCGAAGTGGAGGGCGCGAAGGGCGTGAAGGATCACGCCCGGATGGCGGCGTTCGTACGCGCGGTGCGCGAAGCGGACGCCGGGTGA
- the trpB gene encoding tryptophan synthase subunit beta: MYNLPDDRGHFGPYGGVFVAETLIHALDELRTAYEKFRNDPDFVAEYERELKYFVGRPSPIYHAQRWSEMLGGAQIYLKREDLNHTGAHKINNVIGQALLAKRMGKKRVIAETGAGQHGVATATICARFGMECIVYMGAEDVRRQAANVYRMKLLGATVVPVESGSRTLKDALNEAMRDWVTNIESTFYIIGTVAGPHPYPAMVRDFQRVIGDECKVQMPELAGRQPDAVIACVGGGSNAMGIFYPYIDDTSVQLIGVEAAGDGLDTGRHAASLIAGSPGVLHGNRTYLLQDDNGQIIETHSVSAGLDYPGVGPEHAWLKDSGRAQYVPITDEEALKAFHDCCRIEGIIPALESSHAIAYGVKLAPTLPKDKILLVNLSGRGDKDMHTVAERSGIAL, translated from the coding sequence ATGTACAACCTTCCTGATGATCGCGGCCACTTCGGCCCGTATGGCGGCGTGTTCGTCGCCGAAACGCTGATTCACGCGCTGGATGAACTGCGCACGGCGTATGAAAAATTCCGCAACGACCCCGATTTCGTCGCCGAATACGAGCGCGAACTCAAGTATTTCGTCGGTCGTCCGTCGCCGATCTATCACGCGCAGCGCTGGAGCGAAATGCTCGGCGGCGCGCAGATCTACCTGAAGCGCGAGGACCTGAACCATACCGGCGCGCACAAGATCAACAACGTGATCGGCCAGGCGTTGCTCGCGAAGCGGATGGGCAAGAAGCGCGTGATCGCCGAGACGGGCGCCGGCCAGCATGGCGTCGCGACGGCGACGATCTGCGCGCGCTTCGGGATGGAGTGCATCGTCTACATGGGCGCCGAGGACGTGCGCCGCCAGGCCGCGAACGTCTACCGGATGAAGCTGCTCGGCGCGACGGTCGTGCCGGTTGAATCGGGGTCGCGCACGTTGAAGGACGCGCTGAATGAAGCGATGCGCGACTGGGTCACGAACATCGAAAGCACGTTCTACATCATCGGCACGGTCGCGGGCCCGCATCCGTATCCGGCGATGGTGCGCGACTTCCAGCGCGTGATCGGCGACGAGTGCAAGGTGCAGATGCCGGAACTCGCCGGCCGCCAGCCGGACGCGGTGATTGCGTGCGTCGGCGGCGGCTCGAACGCGATGGGCATCTTCTATCCGTACATCGACGACACGTCGGTGCAGCTGATCGGCGTCGAAGCGGCCGGCGACGGCCTCGACACCGGCCGTCACGCCGCGTCGCTGATCGCCGGCAGCCCCGGCGTGCTGCACGGCAACCGCACGTATCTGCTGCAGGACGACAACGGCCAGATCATCGAAACGCATTCGGTGTCGGCAGGTCTCGACTATCCGGGCGTCGGTCCCGAGCACGCATGGCTGAAGGACAGCGGCCGCGCGCAGTACGTGCCGATCACCGACGAAGAGGCGCTGAAGGCGTTCCACGACTGCTGCCGGATCGAGGGGATCATCCCCGCGCTCGAGTCGAGCCACGCGATCGCGTACGGCGTGAAGCTCGCGCCGACGTTGCCGAAGGACAAGATCCTGCTCGTCAACCTGTCGGGCCGCGGCGACAAGGACATGCATACGGTCGCCGAGCGATCGGGCATCGCGCTCTGA
- a CDS encoding DNA-methyltransferase has product MRDLIEQPGGGAASEAEAVQSAVAVPCALPSGIELHNRDFMSEAARLPDASIDLIVADPPYGLGKDYGNDSDKRSGDDFLAWTREWLELAIPKLKPSGSMYIFCTWQYAPEIFSFLKTKLTMVNEIIWDRRVPSMGGTTRRFTSVHDNIGFFAVSKAYYFDLDPVRIPYDADTKKARSRKLFEGSKWLEMGYNPKDVWSVSRLHRQHAERVDHPTQKPLEIIERMVLASCPPGGRVLDPFMGSGTTAVACARQGRDFVGYEINESYCAIAHERVSALATPACA; this is encoded by the coding sequence ATGCGTGACCTGATCGAACAACCGGGCGGCGGCGCCGCGAGCGAAGCGGAGGCGGTGCAGTCTGCCGTCGCCGTGCCGTGCGCGCTGCCGTCCGGGATCGAACTGCACAACCGCGATTTCATGTCGGAAGCCGCGCGCCTGCCGGATGCGTCGATCGACCTGATCGTCGCCGATCCGCCGTACGGGCTCGGCAAGGACTACGGCAACGATTCGGACAAGCGCTCGGGCGACGATTTTCTCGCGTGGACGCGCGAGTGGCTCGAGCTCGCGATTCCGAAGCTCAAGCCGAGCGGGTCGATGTACATCTTCTGCACGTGGCAGTACGCGCCGGAAATCTTCAGCTTCCTGAAGACGAAGCTCACGATGGTCAACGAGATCATCTGGGACCGACGCGTGCCGAGCATGGGCGGCACGACGCGCCGTTTCACGTCGGTGCACGACAACATCGGCTTTTTCGCGGTTTCCAAGGCGTATTACTTCGATCTCGATCCGGTCCGCATCCCGTACGACGCCGACACGAAGAAGGCCCGCTCGCGCAAGCTGTTCGAAGGCAGCAAGTGGCTGGAGATGGGTTACAACCCGAAGGACGTCTGGTCGGTCTCGCGCCTGCATCGTCAGCACGCGGAGCGCGTCGATCATCCGACCCAGAAGCCGCTGGAAATCATCGAGCGGATGGTGCTCGCGAGTTGCCCGCCGGGCGGCCGCGTGCTCGATCCGTTCATGGGCAGCGGCACGACCGCGGTGGCCTGCGCACGGCAGGGGCGCGACTTCGTCGGCTACGAGATCAACGAAAGTTATTGCGCGATCGCGCACGAGCGCGTGAGCGCGCTCGCCACGCCGGCGTGCGCGTGA